CCCCGGAGCAGGAGCTGGGACGTTTGCCCCTCGGCAGTCGTCCGGCGAAACGTCGTGCGGGCGGGATCGAGAGTCTGCGAGCAATTCCGTGGATCTTCGGCTGGACCCAGACGCGGCTGATGTTGCCGGCGTGGCTCGGCTGGGAATCGGCGCTGAGCAAGGCACTGGAACGCGGCGAGGGCGAGTTGCTCGGGCAGATGCGCGAGCAGTGGCCGTTCTTCCGCACGCGCATCGACATGCTGGAAATGGTGCTGGCCAAGGCTGATGCCGATATCGCGCAGTCCTACGACGAGCGTCTGGTCGAGCCGGAGCTGCTGCCGTTGGGCGCGCAGTTACGCGACCTATTGTCGCAGGCGTGCGCCGTGGTACTTGGCCTGACCGGGCAGTCGCAGCTGTTGGCGCACAGCCCGGACACCCTTGAATTCATTCGATTGCGCAACACCTACCTCGACCCGCTTCATCTATTGCAGGCGGAACTGCTGGCCCGTTCGCGGCAGCAGAATGTGGAGCAGGGCAGCCCGGTGGAACAGGCGTTGCTGGTGTCTGTGGCGGGGATCGCCGCCGGTTTGCGAAATACCGGGTAACGGTTTCGGCGGTGCACGCGGCATCGGCAACCCGCGCCGAATGCCGCGTTGCCTGACGGCAGAAAGTGCCGCCAGGCGACAGTTAATGATGGGGTTGCGACTTGGGTTACCGCGTCACAACGTCGCGCGACGCTTGGGTTTCTCCGACTTTTGGCGTCTTGTGTGGGCGCAGCCTGCTGTGTATCTTGATCAGCCTTTGGCCGTTTGTGCGGCCACGACCCGTATTTTTCAGGATTCGTCCCAAGAGGCGAATCCTTTGTTTGTAAAAGCTTTTTATAAAAAAATTGAGGAGCACATCTAATGCGCGTCATTCTGCTGGGAGCTCCCGGGGCCGGTAAAGGTACTCAGGCTAAGTTCATCACCGAAAAATTCGGCATTCCGCAAATTTCCACCGGCGATATGCTGCGTGCGGCGGTCAAGGCCGGCACTCCGCTGGGCGTTCAAGCCAAGAGCATCATGGATGCCGGCGGCCTGGTGTCGGATGACCTGATCATCGCCCTGGTCAAGGATCGCATCGCTCAGCCAGACTGCGCCAACGGCTTCCTGTTCGACGGCTTCCCGCGCACCATTCCGCAGGCTGAAGCGCTGGTCACTGCCGGCGTCGAGCTGGATGCAGTGGTTGAAATCGCTGTTGAAGACGAAGAGATCGTGCAACGCATCGCCGGTCGTCGTGTTCACGAAGCCAGCGGCCGTGTTTATCACCTCGTCTACAACCCGCCGAAACTGGCTGGTAAAGACGACATCACTGGCGACGAGCTGGTGCAGCGCAAGGACGACACCGAAGAAACCGTGCGTCATCGCCTGTCGGTCTACCATTCGCAGACCAAGCCGCTGGTGGAGTTCTATCAGAACCTGTCGGCCGGCAATGGTGGCAAGCCGAAGTACAGCCACATTCCGGGCGTCGGTTCGGTTGAGGCGATCACTGCCAAGGTCCTTGAAGCGCTGAGCTGAAAGTCTGACCCGCTGCATCATCCACGGCCCGCTTGCGGGCCGTAGTTGTTTATACTGACGCACCTTTTTCCCACCCCTGTTTTGGAAACATCGATGAGCACCTTGCTGGCCCTGGACACCGCGACTGAAGCTTGCTCCGTTGCCTTGCTGCATGACGGCAAGGTCACGAGCCATTACGAGGTGATCCCGCGCCTGCACGCGCAGAAGCTGCTGCCGATGATTCAGCAACTGCTGGCTGATGCCGGCACCACGTTGCAGGCGGTGGATGCGATTGCCTTCGGGCGCGGGCCAGGCGCATTTACCGGCGTGCGGATTGCCATCGGCGTGGTGCAGGGTCTTGCGTTCGCACTGGAGCGCCCGGTGTTGCCGGTGTCCAACCTTGCCGTGCTGGCGCAGCGTGCCTTTCGTGAGCATGGCGTGAATCAGGTGGCCGCCGCGATCGATGCACGGATGGATGAAGTGTATTGGGGTTGCTACCGCGAGACGGCAGGGGAGATGCGTCTGGTCGGCGCCGAAGCGGTGTTGCCGCCGGAAGTCGCCGCGCTGCCGGCCGATGCCAGTGGCGAATGGTTCGGTGCTGGCACTGGCTGGGGTTACGGCGAGCGCATCGCAGTCAATCTTAGTGGCGCCGATGCCGGCATGCTGCCCCACGCCGAAGATTTGCTGACCCTGGCGCGCTTCGCTTGGGAGCGCGGCGAATCGATCCCTGCGGACGACGCGCAACCGGTCTACCTGCGCGATAAAGTCGCCACCCCCAAGGCTCGTTGAGTCTTTAAAAGATCGCAGCCTTCGGCAGCTCCTACAGTTGGAATGTGATCCCTATAGGAGCTGCCGAAGGCTGCGATCTTTTGATCTTCCAATAGCCAATCGTCAGTTTATCTCGCCTGCCTTAAAACCTTTTGCGCTTTCTGTGTTCTAGTTATCACTCGGCAGTTTGCTAAGTCGGTCAAGTGCCGCTAAATTGCCATCATTGATACCGAGCATGAAATTATGCGTATAGACGGCGTTTCCACTCAGTCCTATCCCATCAAGCGCAAGCCGCGCAAAGGCAATGCGGCGCTGGATGAGTCCGTCGATATCATCGACGGCGAGCTGGAGTTGCCGACCGAAGCGCAATCGGCCGCGCGTGCCGCACAAGCCGCTGCGCAACGCCTGAGCAATCTGCCTGCCCGTCAGCAAGATATGATCTACCACCGCACGATGAAGAAAAGCGTAGCCATGGCCCTGGCCAGTTACCTTAGCACCGCCGGTTTCGTTGATTGGGATGCAGACGTGTTGGGCCTCGATCTGTATATCTGATGGCATTGCCTTACTACCTCGGATGCCCGTCCTGGAGCGAAAACGCCTGGCGCGAGTATTTATATCCGGTAGATGCGAAAACTTCCGACTTCCTCGGTCTCTATTCCCAAGTATTCAACGCCGTTGAAGGCAACACGACCTTCTACGCCAGCCCATCGCCGGCTACCGTTCAGCGTTGGGCCGATGTCATGCCGGCGCACTTTCGTTTCACCGCCAAATTTCCCGGCGACATCAGCCACAGTGGCGATTTGCGAGAGCAACTGACCGCCGCCGAAACCTTCCTGCAACTACTTGCGCCGCTCGGCGAGCGCGTTTCGCCGTTGTGGCTGCAATTGTCGAAAAGCTTCACGCCCCAGCGCCTGCCGGAGCTGGCGGGGTTTATCGATGCGCTGGATTGCCCGTTGGCCGTGGAAGTGCGCAATGAGCAGTTTTTCGTCAAAGGCGAGAGCGAACGCTTGCTCAACCGTCTGCTGCTTGATCGCGGCGTCGAACGTATTTGCCTCGATCCGCGCGCGCTGTTCAGTTGCCTGTCGACCGAGTCCTCGGTGATTCACGCCCAATCGAAAAAGCCGCGCGTGCCGACGCGTCCGGCAGCGTTCACACAATTTCCGCAGGTGCGTTTCATCGGGCATCCTGAGCTTGAAGCCAACGATCCGTTTCTTGTGCCGTGGGTGGCGAAGATCGCCGAGTGGATCGAAGAGGGGCGCACGCCGTACATCTTCCTGCATACCGCCGACAACTTGCTGGCCGCGAAACTGGCGCAACGTTTTCACGCACAATTGATGCAACGTTTGCCTGGCCTGCCATCGCTGCCTGAGCTATACAGAGAACCCGCCGCCGAGCAACTTGGTCTGCTCTGAGGCGGTTTTTTTTCGCCCGGGAGCCTGCCGATGGACGTCCAGACCAGTCAACAACACCTCCTCAAAGCCCAAGCTTTCAAAGCCCTGCATGAACGCCAGGGGATCTTCGTCATTCCCAATCCGTGGGATGCGGGATCGGCGAAAATGCTCGCCAGCCTCGGCTATCAGGCCCTGGCGACGACCAGCGCCGGCTATGCTTTTTCCCAAGGCAAGGCTGATGGCGCATTGAGCCTCGATGAAACCCTGGCCAATGTGCGCGCGATTGTCGCTGCGACCGATCTGCCGGTGAGTGTGGACCTGGAAAACGGCTTTGCCGATGATCCAGTGGAGTCCGCGCAGAGCCTGTTGCGTGCCGCCGAGGCGGGCGCCGTGGGCGGTTCGATCGAAGATGCCACGGGACGCCCGGAGGCGCCGATCTATTGCTTCGAACACGCCGTGGCGCGAATTGAAGCCGCCGTCGCGGCAGTGCGCACGCTGCCGTTTCCCTTCATCCTCACCGCTCGCGCGGAAAACTATCTGCACGGCAACCCCGACCTTGACGACACTATTCGCCGCTTGCAGGCATTTGCCGAGGCGGGGGCCGACGTGTTGTACGCGCCGGGTTTGCGCAGTGCCGAAGAAGTGCTGGCGGTGGTGCGCGCGGTCGCGCCGAAACCGGTCAATGTGTTGATGTCCGGCGGTTTGAACCTGACCGTGCAGCAACTTGCGCAGATGGGCGTGCGGCGCATCAGCACCGGTTCGGCGCTGGCACTGGCGGCGCTTGGTGAATTCTTCCGCGCTGCTGAAGAAATCCGGCAATCCGGCACCTTCGGTTTTACGTCGCAGTCGATGCCGTACGCCAAGGCCAATCAGTTATTCAAAGGCTGAACATGGCGCGCTGGATATTCTGGCTGGTACTGCTCGCCCTCGGCGCCACGGCGGTGAGTGTCTGGCGCGGTTGGCTGGAGGTTCCGCCGCAGTGGAATCCCTGGGCCGCGCTGGACGTCAAGGCCCCGCGCAATTGGCTGACCGCATACAAACTCATGCGCTTGCGCAGCGATCCGCAACTCTGTGCCCAGGCACTGAGCAGCTCGGAACTGCGCATCAGCCGTCAGTCGGACAGCCCCGGCGCCAAGTGTCCGCTGATTGGCGCCGTGCGCGTGCAGGGCGGTGAGGTGGCGCTCAGCAGCAGTTTCCTCGCCAGTTGCCCGCTGGCAGTGGCCTACGCGATGTTCGAACATCACACCCTGCAACCCGCCGCGCAAGGCGTTTACGGTGAGAAAGTCACGCGTGTCGATCATCTCGGCAGTTTCGCCTGCCGCAATGTCTACAACCGCGACAGCGGCGCGCTGAGTCGGCATGCCACTGCCGATGCGCTGGACATCGCCGGATTTCGGCTGGCGGACGGACGCACCATCAGCGTGCTCAAGGACTGGCAGAAGCAAAACCAGGACGCGGAGTTTCTGCGTCAGCTGCGCGATGGCGCGTGTGAGTCGTTCAGTGTGGTGTTGAGCCCGGATTACAACGCCGCTCATCGCAATCACTTTCATGTCGATATCGGACGATGGAGCGTCTGTCGCTGATGATCAGGCGGCGAGGCGCAGGTTCTGCAGAACGATCGGGCGCGCCCAGCCGTTATCGAAGTCCAGTGCCTTTTGTTGCTCGACGATTTCTTCCGGCGGGAACGGCGGGTATGGCTTCTGCAGCAGATCCAGATCGAATTCGGCAATAGGCAGATAAAGTGGACGCTTCTGCGGGGCAGGGCCCGGCTCCGGCAGCGGCTGACCGTTGTTGATCACGACCGGGCGAACCCAGCTGCTTTCGAAGTCCTGTTGCTCTTGCTGAGCCTTGAGTTCCTCAGGCGGGAACGGCGGGAACGGCTTGTCCAGCAGATCCATTTCGAATTCGGCGATCGGCAGGAACAGTGGCTCTGGCGGGCGTACGACGGTTTCGACCACATCGCATTCGCGCTGGCTGACAATATGCGCGTGCAACTCGCTGCCAATGGTCGGTTCTTCGGGGCTGTTCAGGTCAACCGGGGGAAATGTGCCACAGGCAGGCACCACTGCACTCGTCTGCTCGGCCAGAGCCTGGGCAAAAAAATCCTGCCACAGGTGACTGACGCCGCTCAGTGCTTGAGTGTTTTGACGGCTGAAGTCGCCATGGGGCGAGATGTAGCCAATCGATGTGGGAAGAATGGCTGACATTTTTTTCGGTTGACGCTCAGCTCTGGCAAAATGCGCGTTGAATGGTTTATCGGCGGTTTTTGTCGATCCTTAACTTTTTTTGAGCGTTTTTTCATGATTGATTCACCCGCGGCCTGCCGCATCCATGTCGAGGCCCTTGGCCCGACGTTCCAAGCGCAAGCCGAGCAATGGGCCGAGCGTCTCGGGCTGCCGCTTGAGGTGGCTGACGGCGAGTTCGCTGTGCAGGTCGGCGAGCAGGGTTTGCAGCTGCAACAGCTTGGGCCGGATGCTCCGGGGCCGGTGCGGGTCGACTTCGTTGAAGGCGGCGCGGCGCATCGGCGTCTGTATGGCGGCGGCAGTGGCCAGATGATCGCCAAGGCAGTTGGTGTCGCTCAAGGCGTACGGCCGCGCGTGCTGGATGCGACGGCGGGCTTGGGCAAGGATGCGTTTGTGTTGGCCAGCCTCGGCTGTGAAATGAGCCTGATCGAGCGTCAGCCATTGATCGGCGCATTGCTGGAAGACGGTCTGGCGCGGGCGGCGGAAGATTTCGAGGTGGCGCCGATTGTCGCGCGAATGACATTGCTCAAGGGCAACTCCATCGAAGTCATGCAGAACTGGGAAGGAGAGCCGCCGCAGGTGATCTATCTCGACCCGATGTTTCCCCATCGTGAGAAGACGGCGCTGGTGAAAAAGGAAATGCGTCTGTTCCGGCCGCTGGTGGGCGATGATCCCGACGCGCCTGCACTGTTGCAGGCGGCGCTGGCCTTGGCGACGCACCGGGTGGTGGTCAAGCGGCCGCGCAAAGCGCCGTGCATCGAAGGGCCGAAGCCGAGTCATGCGCTGGATGGCAAATCGAGTCGGTACGACATCTACCCGAAGAAAGCTCTCAAGCTTTAAGACCGAGTCGCCCGAATCGCTGGCAAGCCAGCTCCCACAGGTTTTTGCGGCGTGCACATGAGTTGTGACCACCCAGATCCATGTGGGAGCTGGCTTGCCAGCGATGGCATCAGTGCTGTCAACTTTGAAGTCAGGGTTTGTAAGCCCGCATAAACAACCCCACCACCTCACGCACATGCCGCTCCGCTGCATCACCGGTCAGCGGCTCGCCACAGCCATACAGCAGCCGAAAATTCCCCGCACCCTTGATCAGGCAGAAGAAGTGTTCGGCGGCATTTCGTGGCTGATCGATGCTGAGCTCGCCAGTGGCATGAATTTGCGTCAGTAAACCCTCCATTCCATTAACCACGCGCTCGGGCCCGGCTTCGAAGAAAATCAGCGACAGCTTCGGATCCTGGCTACCCAGCGCCATGATGAGACGATGCAGGTTGACCGATTCATCGCTGTTGATCAGTTGATGGAAGCCTCGGGCAATGTTCAGCAACACATTTTCCACGGGTGCGCCTTCCGGCAATTCGAAGAACAGCGGCGGCAATTGCTCTTCGCATTTCGCCACCACGGCGGCGGAGAACAGCGTTTCCTTGTCATTGAAATGGCTGTAGACCGTCAGCTTCGATACGCCGGCTTCGCTGGCAACCGCGTCCATGCTGGTGTTCGCGTAGCCATGACAGAGAAACAGGGTTTTCGCCGCGTCGAGGATCGCTTGGCGTTTCGCCAGATCCTTGGGGCGGCCCGGGCCGTTTGAAGCGGAGAGATTGTTCGACATTTTTCGCTTTTAATACTGGACTGGTGAGTTTGCTATTAATACCATACCCGCCAGTATAAATATTCCAAGCCTCATTAGCGAAAGGTCCTTCACCATGTTCCGCCATGCGTTGTCCTTTGCCGTGCCAGTCAGTCTGGCGTTCCTTTTATCGGCATGCGGTCAGGAAGAGGTGACCAAAGTCACCGTGCGACCGGCCATGGTGGTGCAACCCGAGCCCTCGACGCAGGCAATGGAAAGTTACCCGGGCGAGGTTCGCGCCCGTTATGAGCCTGATCTGGCCTTCCGCATCGGTGGCAAAGTCAGTCGACGACTGGTCGACGAGGGGCAGCGGGTCAAGGCCGATCAGCCACTGGCCGAACTCGATCCGCAGGACGTGCGCCTGCAACTGGAAGCCACCCGCGCGCAGGTCGCCGCCGCCGAGGCCAATCTGAACCTGGTGCGTGCCGAGCGTGATCGCTATAAGACCCTGATGGAGCGGCAGATGGTCAGCCGCTCGGCCTACGATAACGCCGAAAATCTATACCGCTCCGGCGAAGCTCGCGTTAAACAAATCAAAGCCGAATTCAACGTATCGACCAATCAGGCCAGTTACGCGGTGTTGCGTGCGCCGCAGGATGGCGTTGTGGCCAAACGTTCGGTGGAAGTGGGTCAGGTGGTCGCTGCCGGGCAAACCGTGTTCACCCTTGCCACCGACGGCGAGCGTGAAGTGCTGATCAGCCTGCCGGAGCAAAGCTTTGGCCGCTTCAAGGTGGGCCAGCCGGTTTCCGTGGAATTATGGGCTCAGCAGAACCAGCGCTTCGCCGGGCAGATCCGCGAACTGTCGCCGTCCGCCGATCCGCGCTCACGCACCTTCGCCGCAAGGATCTCCTTCACCAGCGGCAAAGTCCCCGCCGAGCTGGGGCAAAGCGCGCGCGTCTTCGTGCAATCCGCCGACAATGTTTCGCTGTCGATACCGCTTTCCGCGCTGACCGCTGAAAACGGAGCGACCTACGTCTGGGTGGTTGATGGCAACAATACGTTGAAGAAAACCCCGGTGCGCGTCGGTCCGTTCGGCGAGAAAAGCGTGTCGGTACTCGAAGGGCTGAACGCCAGCGACTGGGTGGTGGCTGCCGGTGTTCACGTGTTGCTCGATGGTCAGCAGGTGCGACCTGTGGATCGCAGCAATCGTGTGGTCAATCTGGCGAACAAGGAGTAAGCCCCGATGCGCTTCAACCTCTCCGAATGGGCGTTGCGTAATCGCCAGATCGTACTGTTCCTGATGCTTTTGCTGGCCATCGTTGGCGCCTTGTCCTACACCAAACTTGGCCAGAGTGAAGATCCGCCGTTTACCTTCAAAGCCATGGTCATCCAGACCCGCTGGCCCGGTGCGACGGCGCAGGAAGTTTCGCGCCAGGTGACTGAGCGCATCGAAAAGAAGCTGATGGAAACCGGTGTGTACGAACGCATCATGTCGTTCTCCCGCCCCGGTGAGTCTCAGGTGACTTTCATCGCTCGCGATTCGATGCACTCCAAGGAAATTCCTGACCTCTGGTACCAGTTGCGCAAGAAGGTCGGCGATATTCGCCAGACTTTGCCGCCGGATATCCAGGGGCCGTTCTTCAACGATGAATTCGGCACCACGTTCGGCAACATCTATGCACTGACCGGCGACGGTTTCGACTATGCGGTGCTCAAGGATTATGCCGACCGCATTCAGATCCAGCTGCAACGGGTCAAGGATGTCGGCAAGGTCGAGCTGCTCGGGTTACAGGACGAGAAGATCTGGGTCGAGTTGTCCAACGTCAAACTCGCCACGCTCGGTTTGCCACTGGCTGCGGTGCAACAAGCGCTGCAAGAGCAAAATACGGTATCAACCGCCGGGTTTTTCGAGACCGGCAGCGAGCGTTTGCAGCTACGCGTCTCGGGAAATTTTCAGACGGTCGACGAGATAAAAAACTTCCCGATCCGGGTCGCTGATCGTACGTTCCGTATCTCCGATATCGCAGACGTGCGTCGCGGTTTCAGCGATCCGCCGTCGCCGCGCATGCGTTTCATGGCTGAAGATGCGATCGGTCTGGCCGTGGCGATGAAGGATGGCGGTGACATCCTGGTACTGGGCAAGGCTCTGGAAGTCGAGTTCACGCGGATCCAGAAAAACCTCCCGGCCGGCATGCAACTGCGCAAAGTCTCCGACCAACCGGCCGCGGTGAAAACCGGCGTCGGTGAGTTTGTCCAGGTATTGGTCGAAGCGCTGGCGATTGTCTTGCTGGTGAGCTTTTTCTCTCTTGGCGTGCGCACCGGCATGGTCGTCGCGTTGACCATTCCGCTGGTGCTGGCGATGACCTTCGCCTGCATGTATTACCTCAACATCGGCCTGCACAAAATCTCTCTCGGTGCGTTGGTGCTGGCGCTGGGGCTGCTGGTGGACGACGCGATCATCGCCGTGGAAATGATGGCGATCAAAATGGAACAGGGCTTCGACCGAGTCCGCGCGGCGAGCTATGCCTGGACCAGCACGGCGTTTCCGATGCTGACCGGGACGCTGATCACCGCCGCCGGCTTCCTGCCGATTGCTACCGCGCAGTCCGGCACAGGCGAATACACCCGATCGATTTTCCAGGTGGTGACCATTGCCTTGCTCGCGTCGTGGGTCGCGGCGGTGGTGTTCGTGCCGTATCTGGGAGAGAGGCTGCTGCCTGATCTGGCGAAAATCCATGCGGCCAGACATGGCACCGGTGATGGTCAGCCGGATCCGTACGGGACGCCGTTTTACCAGCGCGTCCGGCGGTTGGTGGAGTGGTGCGTGGCGCACCGCAAAACGGTGATCGTGCTCACTGTCGGCTTGTTCATAGCCTCGGTGATGTTGTTCCGCTTCGTCCCGCAGCAGTTCTTCCCGGCCTCCAACCGACTGGAGTTGATGGTCGATCTGAAACTCGCCGAAGGTGTTTCGCTGGCAAATACCACGGCGGAGGTCAAACGCCTCGAAGCGCTGCTCAAGGAACACGCGGGTATCGATAACTACGTGGCGTATGTCGGCACCGGCTCGCCGCGTTTTTACCTGCCGCTGGATCAACAACTCCCGGCGGCAAGTTTCGCCCAGTTCGTGGTGTTGGCCAAAACCATTGAGGAGCGGGAGGCGCTGCGCAGTTGGTTGATCGATACCCTCAACGAGCAATTCCCGGCCATGCGCTCGCGGGTGACGCGCCTGGAAAACGGTCCGCCGGTTGGCTATCCGGTGCAGTTCCGGATTACCGGTGAACATATCGAAGAGGTCCGCGCGCTGGCGCGCAAGGTGGCGGCCAAGGTTCGTGAAAATCCGCATGTGGTCAATGTGCATCTGGATTGGGAAGAACCGAGCAAGGTCGTGTACCTGAACATCGATCAGGATCGTGCGCGGGCGCTCGGCGTGAGCACGGCCAATCTGGCGAAGTTTCTGCAGAGTTCGTTGACCGGCTCCAGCGTCAGCCAGTATCGCGAAGACAACGAATTGATCGAGATTCTGCTGCGCGGCACCGTGCACGAGCGCACCGAATTGTCGTTGTTGCCGAGCCTCGCTGTGCCGACGGATAACGGCCGCAGCGTGTCGTTGTCGCAGATCGCAACGCTGGAATATGGTTTCGAGGAAGGCATCATCTGGCACCGCAATCGGCTGCCGAACGTGACGGTCCGCGCGGACATTTATGGCAAGGAGCAACCGGCAACACTGGTGAAGCAGATCATGCCGACGCTGGACCCGATTCGCGCCGAATTGCCTGACGGGTATCTGCTGGATGTCGGCGGCACGGTGGAGGATTCCGAGCGTGGACAGAAGTCGGTGAATGCCGGGGTGCCGATGTTCATCGTGGTGGTGCTGACCTTGCTGATGGTGCAATTGCGCAGTTTTTCGCGCACGGCGATGGTGTTCCTGACGGCGCCGTTGGGCCTGATCGGGGTGACATTGTTTCTGATGGTGTTCCGCCAGCCGTTCGGGTTCGTGGCGATGCTGGGCACGATCGCGTTGTCCGGGATGATCATGCGCAATTCGGTGATTCTGGTCGATCAGATCGAGCAGGATATCGCTTCCGGGCTCAGGCCTTGGCAGGCGATTATCGAGGCGACCGTGCGGCGGTTTCGACCGATTGTGTTGACGGCGTTGGCGGCGGTGTTGGCGATGATTCCTCTGTCGCGCAGTGTGTTTTTTGGGCCGATGGCGGTGGCGATCATGGGTGGATTGATTGTGGCTACGGCGTTGACGTTGTTGTTTTTGCCGGCGCTGTATGCGGCTTGGTTCCGGGTGCGTAAGGAGGCTTGAGGTTTTTGTGTCGTGGCGGCCTTCGGGCCGACCATGACTTGGGGGGGTTGGGTGTATATCCGTTGCTGTGGGTGTTGCTGATTACGGTTCCGCCCTTACGGCGGGTCACCTTTTTCAAACGCCAAAAAGGTAACCCAAAACGCTTGCTCCTGCGTTCGGCCCTCGCAGGCTCGGGTTCCTTCGCTGCGGGATCGATCCGGACGCAGCGGCTCCGGTTTGCTTCGCTGCACCTCCTTCCGCTGTGTACGACTGCGTCGTACGGTCGCTGCGCTCCCACGCCCGGATCAATCCCTCCACTCAGCCTTCCGACGTCGCCGGTGGATCAAGATCAAGATCAAGAGCAGGCGAGCTGACACTCGGCCTATTGAGTGGTGAAAAGCGTGGGTGTTCGGCTTTGATTTGTGTTGTTGCTGCCCCTCACCCCAGCCATCTTCCGAGGGAGAGGGAGAGGGAGAGGGAGAGGGAGAGGGAGCCGATTTTTGGGCGTTCCAAAATCTGCATTCAACTCGGTATCGCAAGTCGGCGTATTTCGCCTGAACACCTAGGTCAGTCCCCTCTCCCTCCGGGAGAGGGCTAGGGTGAGGGGCTTTTGATCTGTTTCTTTTGCGGATATTGACTCGGTATCCCATCCCCGACGTTGCTCTGGTAATCAGCCCGACTTCCCGCTATGCCTGCGTATCGGCAGAGGATTTTCCTTGCTGAACTGCGGTGAATCTTGCCCTCGGTCAGGTCGATTCACAAAGCGGATGCGCAAAAAAAGCCCGCTGAACCTATGACGGTCGGCGGGCTTTTTTGTGGCTTGGGAATTACAACGTACCAAACACCTTCTTCGCCAGACTCGTCGCCGCGGCGGCCGGGTTCTGGCGAATTGTTACTTCCTGCTTGCCGATCATCTCGAACAAACCATTGAGTGCCTGTTCAGTAACGTAGCTCTCAACGTTCGCGCTCTTCGCATCGACTACGCCGAAGGCCGCAGCTTGACCTGCAAAGGAATTGTATTTCTGTGCGACGCCGACCTTGTCGGTGGCTTGTTTGACTATGGGCAGGAATTTCGCGCGGATCTGTTCGCGGCTGGATTTGTTCAGGTATTGGGTGGCGGAGTCGTTGCCACCGCTGAGGATGCCCTTGGCGTCGGCGACGCTCATTTTCTTAACGGCGTCGACCAGAATCGGCTGGGCCTGGGTCA
This window of the Pseudomonas fluorescens genome carries:
- the adk gene encoding adenylate kinase → MRVILLGAPGAGKGTQAKFITEKFGIPQISTGDMLRAAVKAGTPLGVQAKSIMDAGGLVSDDLIIALVKDRIAQPDCANGFLFDGFPRTIPQAEALVTAGVELDAVVEIAVEDEEIVQRIAGRRVHEASGRVYHLVYNPPKLAGKDDITGDELVQRKDDTEETVRHRLSVYHSQTKPLVEFYQNLSAGNGGKPKYSHIPGVGSVEAITAKVLEALS
- the tsaB gene encoding tRNA (adenosine(37)-N6)-threonylcarbamoyltransferase complex dimerization subunit type 1 TsaB — encoded protein: MSTLLALDTATEACSVALLHDGKVTSHYEVIPRLHAQKLLPMIQQLLADAGTTLQAVDAIAFGRGPGAFTGVRIAIGVVQGLAFALERPVLPVSNLAVLAQRAFREHGVNQVAAAIDARMDEVYWGCYRETAGEMRLVGAEAVLPPEVAALPADASGEWFGAGTGWGYGERIAVNLSGADAGMLPHAEDLLTLARFAWERGESIPADDAQPVYLRDKVATPKAR
- a CDS encoding DUF72 domain-containing protein — encoded protein: MALPYYLGCPSWSENAWREYLYPVDAKTSDFLGLYSQVFNAVEGNTTFYASPSPATVQRWADVMPAHFRFTAKFPGDISHSGDLREQLTAAETFLQLLAPLGERVSPLWLQLSKSFTPQRLPELAGFIDALDCPLAVEVRNEQFFVKGESERLLNRLLLDRGVERICLDPRALFSCLSTESSVIHAQSKKPRVPTRPAAFTQFPQVRFIGHPELEANDPFLVPWVAKIAEWIEEGRTPYIFLHTADNLLAAKLAQRFHAQLMQRLPGLPSLPELYREPAAEQLGLL
- a CDS encoding isocitrate lyase/PEP mutase family protein gives rise to the protein MDVQTSQQHLLKAQAFKALHERQGIFVIPNPWDAGSAKMLASLGYQALATTSAGYAFSQGKADGALSLDETLANVRAIVAATDLPVSVDLENGFADDPVESAQSLLRAAEAGAVGGSIEDATGRPEAPIYCFEHAVARIEAAVAAVRTLPFPFILTARAENYLHGNPDLDDTIRRLQAFAEAGADVLYAPGLRSAEEVLAVVRAVAPKPVNVLMSGGLNLTVQQLAQMGVRRISTGSALALAALGEFFRAAEEIRQSGTFGFTSQSMPYAKANQLFKG
- a CDS encoding extensin family protein — encoded protein: MARWIFWLVLLALGATAVSVWRGWLEVPPQWNPWAALDVKAPRNWLTAYKLMRLRSDPQLCAQALSSSELRISRQSDSPGAKCPLIGAVRVQGGEVALSSSFLASCPLAVAYAMFEHHTLQPAAQGVYGEKVTRVDHLGSFACRNVYNRDSGALSRHATADALDIAGFRLADGRTISVLKDWQKQNQDAEFLRQLRDGACESFSVVLSPDYNAAHRNHFHVDIGRWSVCR
- a CDS encoding energy transducer TonB codes for the protein MSAILPTSIGYISPHGDFSRQNTQALSGVSHLWQDFFAQALAEQTSAVVPACGTFPPVDLNSPEEPTIGSELHAHIVSQRECDVVETVVRPPEPLFLPIAEFEMDLLDKPFPPFPPEELKAQQEQQDFESSWVRPVVINNGQPLPEPGPAPQKRPLYLPIAEFDLDLLQKPYPPFPPEEIVEQQKALDFDNGWARPIVLQNLRLAA
- a CDS encoding class I SAM-dependent methyltransferase; amino-acid sequence: MIDSPAACRIHVEALGPTFQAQAEQWAERLGLPLEVADGEFAVQVGEQGLQLQQLGPDAPGPVRVDFVEGGAAHRRLYGGGSGQMIAKAVGVAQGVRPRVLDATAGLGKDAFVLASLGCEMSLIERQPLIGALLEDGLARAAEDFEVAPIVARMTLLKGNSIEVMQNWEGEPPQVIYLDPMFPHREKTALVKKEMRLFRPLVGDDPDAPALLQAALALATHRVVVKRPRKAPCIEGPKPSHALDGKSSRYDIYPKKALKL
- a CDS encoding TetR/AcrR family transcriptional regulator, with product MSNNLSASNGPGRPKDLAKRQAILDAAKTLFLCHGYANTSMDAVASEAGVSKLTVYSHFNDKETLFSAAVVAKCEEQLPPLFFELPEGAPVENVLLNIARGFHQLINSDESVNLHRLIMALGSQDPKLSLIFFEAGPERVVNGMEGLLTQIHATGELSIDQPRNAAEHFFCLIKGAGNFRLLYGCGEPLTGDAAERHVREVVGLFMRAYKP
- a CDS encoding efflux RND transporter periplasmic adaptor subunit produces the protein MFRHALSFAVPVSLAFLLSACGQEEVTKVTVRPAMVVQPEPSTQAMESYPGEVRARYEPDLAFRIGGKVSRRLVDEGQRVKADQPLAELDPQDVRLQLEATRAQVAAAEANLNLVRAERDRYKTLMERQMVSRSAYDNAENLYRSGEARVKQIKAEFNVSTNQASYAVLRAPQDGVVAKRSVEVGQVVAAGQTVFTLATDGEREVLISLPEQSFGRFKVGQPVSVELWAQQNQRFAGQIRELSPSADPRSRTFAARISFTSGKVPAELGQSARVFVQSADNVSLSIPLSALTAENGATYVWVVDGNNTLKKTPVRVGPFGEKSVSVLEGLNASDWVVAAGVHVLLDGQQVRPVDRSNRVVNLANKE